One stretch of Leptospira mtsangambouensis DNA includes these proteins:
- a CDS encoding STAS domain-containing protein, producing the protein MIENWSDYTVESGDFKMEVLQQRFVPLPETAVYFELSGEINLYNSQVMKENLEILISKGINHVFLNFEQVSYIDSSGLGVCLGIHSRLMKQKGYIRIISPSEKVRYVLELTKLRSLLQIFPTLEQAVSSD; encoded by the coding sequence ATGATCGAAAACTGGAGTGATTACACAGTTGAAAGTGGAGATTTCAAAATGGAAGTCCTCCAACAGAGATTTGTCCCCCTCCCAGAAACTGCTGTTTACTTTGAATTGTCAGGAGAAATCAACCTATACAATTCACAGGTGATGAAAGAAAATTTGGAAATTCTTATTTCCAAAGGAATCAATCACGTCTTCTTAAACTTTGAACAAGTCAGTTATATTGATAGTTCTGGACTTGGAGTTTGTCTGGGAATTCATTCTAGACTGATGAAACAAAAAGGATACATTCGAATCATATCTCCTTCGGAAAAAGTAAGATACGTTTTGGAATTAACAAAACTAAGAAGCCTGCTCCAAATTTTTCCCACTTTGGAACAAGCTGTCAGTTCAGACTAA
- the mtnP gene encoding S-methyl-5'-thioadenosine phosphorylase, giving the protein MANVVKIGVIGGTGLYSIDGMEIIKEIHPETPWGKPSDTITIGRFKGKEIAFLPRHGKGHFLNPSEVPARANIAALKQLGVEEIIAFSSVGSLRQEIAPRDFVIPSQIIDRTKARAATFFENGMVAHAPFADPFSPGLGKKVEEAAKQIGLPIHSNKTLICMEGPLFSTRAESHMYRSWGADIINMTVLPEAKLAREAEILYQMVCMSTDYDCWKEDEAHVTLEMVLANLSANADTAKKLLSALIDLLGKSDDTSLVGSTKFSLVTAPEKRNQEQINKLKYLFPTYF; this is encoded by the coding sequence ATGGCAAATGTAGTGAAAATCGGGGTCATTGGTGGAACTGGCCTATATTCAATTGATGGAATGGAAATTATCAAAGAAATCCATCCAGAAACTCCCTGGGGCAAACCATCTGACACGATCACCATTGGTCGTTTTAAGGGGAAAGAAATTGCGTTTTTGCCAAGACATGGAAAAGGACATTTTTTAAATCCAAGTGAAGTTCCAGCCCGAGCCAATATTGCCGCATTAAAACAGTTAGGCGTAGAGGAAATCATTGCATTTAGTTCTGTCGGAAGTTTACGCCAAGAAATTGCTCCAAGAGATTTTGTGATTCCTTCACAAATCATTGACCGCACAAAAGCACGGGCAGCAACTTTTTTTGAAAATGGTATGGTGGCACATGCTCCCTTTGCAGATCCATTTTCACCAGGTCTTGGTAAAAAAGTAGAAGAAGCAGCAAAACAAATCGGTCTTCCCATTCATTCCAACAAAACACTGATTTGTATGGAAGGGCCATTGTTTTCAACAAGAGCCGAATCTCATATGTACAGATCTTGGGGAGCAGATATCATCAACATGACTGTCCTTCCAGAAGCAAAACTGGCAAGAGAAGCAGAGATTCTTTACCAAATGGTTTGTATGTCAACGGATTACGATTGTTGGAAAGAAGATGAAGCCCATGTCACTTTGGAAATGGTTCTTGCGAACTTAAGTGCCAATGCAGACACAGCAAAGAAATTACTCTCTGCACTCATTGATCTTTTAGGAAAGTCAGATGACACGAGTCTTGTGGGAAGCACAAAGTTTTCGTTGGTGACTGCTCCTGAAAAGAGAAACCAGGAACAAATAAACAAATTAAAATATCTTTTTCCGACTTACTTTTAG